From the Halorubellus sp. JP-L1 genome, one window contains:
- a CDS encoding aldehyde dehydrogenase, with amino-acid sequence MTEYDYHDWGLLVDGTFGPSESGDRFDVENPADGTTIGSAPDATAGDMDAAIEAAEDAYDDTWQHVSARNRVEYLLEIADRIEAEFDEFVRIETLENGKPLYESENDVEEAIQGYRYYAGAADKHHGDTIPEKEGLFDYTVNEPYGVVGVIIPWNWPPMHSADFTAAPLAAGNTVVIKPAPETPLSTLKMAEIWADVLPDGVVNVVTGGTPPGARLTSHETVNKIAFTGHDETGKKVMQAAAENITDVMLELGGKNPNLVLPDADIDDAVDGAFHGIFDGQGQVCASGSRLLLHDDVYDEFVQKLVARTREMTIGPGTDEETDLAPLVSQAQYDKVTDYVDIGKDEGATVLYEGTVPDDVHADGYYVPPVIFGDVDPEMRIAREEIFGPVLSVFRYESVEEAIEMANDTEYGLTGAVWSTNMEVANRVARRLEAGLVFVNNFVNGFLGAPFGGYGKSGIGRKLGFEETMGEFTRTKTIRTAIAGSEPGDLDEYYD; translated from the coding sequence ATGACCGAATACGACTACCACGACTGGGGGCTCCTCGTCGACGGCACGTTCGGACCGAGCGAGAGCGGCGACCGGTTCGACGTCGAGAACCCAGCAGACGGCACGACGATCGGCTCCGCGCCCGACGCGACCGCTGGCGACATGGACGCGGCCATCGAGGCCGCGGAGGACGCGTACGACGACACCTGGCAGCACGTCAGCGCACGCAACCGCGTCGAGTACCTCCTCGAGATCGCGGACCGGATCGAGGCCGAGTTCGACGAGTTCGTCCGCATCGAGACCCTCGAGAACGGGAAACCGCTCTACGAGTCCGAGAACGACGTCGAGGAAGCCATCCAGGGCTATCGCTACTACGCGGGTGCGGCCGACAAGCACCACGGCGACACGATCCCCGAGAAAGAAGGCCTGTTCGATTACACCGTGAACGAGCCCTACGGCGTCGTCGGCGTCATCATCCCCTGGAACTGGCCGCCGATGCACTCCGCGGACTTCACGGCCGCACCCCTCGCCGCCGGGAACACCGTCGTCATCAAACCGGCGCCGGAGACGCCGCTCTCGACGCTCAAGATGGCGGAGATCTGGGCGGACGTCCTCCCGGACGGCGTCGTCAACGTCGTCACAGGCGGCACCCCACCCGGCGCGCGACTGACCTCGCACGAGACGGTGAACAAGATCGCGTTCACCGGGCACGACGAGACCGGGAAGAAGGTCATGCAGGCGGCAGCGGAGAACATCACCGACGTCATGCTGGAACTCGGCGGGAAGAACCCGAACCTCGTCCTCCCCGACGCCGACATCGACGACGCCGTGGACGGCGCGTTCCACGGGATCTTCGACGGCCAAGGACAGGTGTGTGCGAGCGGGTCTCGCCTCCTCCTCCACGACGACGTCTACGACGAGTTCGTCCAGAAACTCGTCGCGCGCACCCGCGAGATGACGATTGGACCCGGTACGGACGAGGAGACCGACCTCGCGCCGCTCGTGAGCCAAGCGCAGTACGACAAGGTCACCGACTACGTCGACATCGGGAAAGACGAGGGCGCAACCGTCCTCTACGAGGGAACGGTCCCCGACGACGTCCACGCGGACGGCTACTACGTCCCACCAGTGATCTTCGGTGACGTCGACCCCGAGATGCGGATCGCTCGAGAGGAGATCTTCGGCCCCGTGCTCTCCGTGTTCCGGTACGAGAGCGTCGAGGAGGCCATCGAGATGGCGAACGATACCGAATACGGCCTGACCGGAGCGGTCTGGTCGACGAACATGGAGGTCGCGAACCGCGTCGCGCGCCGCCTCGAAGCCGGCCTCGTGTTCGTGAACAACTTCGTCAACGGCTTCCTCGGCGCC